The Ensifer adhaerens genome contains a region encoding:
- a CDS encoding helix-turn-helix transcriptional regulator — protein MNITLLVQFLALLEEMKTREEIIPEFERLLDRCGFDFYGVVRQPKPHDNPLRLLLAGRWPEGWPQIYIRKKFVVIDPTIRYLGHAQRGFRWRDTLFAFRSDPHRKRMESMMIEARNHGLYDGYIFPVHGRRGLLGNLTVGGRVVDLSPVEISLFDSIAKRLFWKLLDLTDPEVSAELGSRVEVQMTRREMEALNYLADGLTSNDIGKVLDISSHTVDWYMNGIQEKLKAKNRHHVVAIAFRLGLIS, from the coding sequence ATGAACATTACGCTGCTCGTACAGTTTCTCGCGCTTCTGGAGGAGATGAAGACACGCGAAGAAATCATCCCTGAATTCGAGCGCCTGCTCGATCGCTGCGGCTTCGACTTCTACGGCGTCGTGCGCCAGCCCAAGCCGCATGACAACCCGCTGAGGCTGCTGCTTGCCGGTCGCTGGCCCGAGGGCTGGCCGCAGATCTATATCCGCAAGAAGTTCGTGGTGATCGACCCGACCATCCGCTATCTCGGCCATGCCCAGCGCGGTTTCCGCTGGCGCGATACGCTGTTTGCTTTCCGCTCCGATCCGCATCGCAAGCGCATGGAAAGCATGATGATCGAGGCCCGCAACCACGGTCTCTACGACGGCTACATCTTCCCGGTGCACGGCCGGCGCGGCCTGCTCGGCAACCTGACGGTCGGCGGCCGCGTCGTCGACTTGAGCCCTGTCGAGATCAGCCTGTTCGACTCGATCGCCAAGCGGCTGTTCTGGAAGCTCTTGGACCTGACCGACCCCGAGGTTTCGGCCGAGCTCGGTTCGCGCGTCGAAGTGCAAATGACGCGGCGCGAAATGGAAGCCCTCAATTATCTCGCCGACGGACTGACCTCCAACGACATCGGCAAGGTGCTGGATATTTCGAGCCACACGGTCGATTGGTACATGAACGGAATCCAGGAAAAGCTGAAGGCCAAGAACCGCCACCACGTCGTGGCGATCGCCTTCCGTCTCGGCCTGATTTCCTAA